The Streptomyces cadmiisoli genome has a segment encoding these proteins:
- a CDS encoding carotenoid oxygenase family protein encodes MTTRTTAFDPTRVAHLTGCFAPVTEEVDAVDLQVDGELPADLDGVYLRNGPNPRFTPIGSYLYPLDGDGMIHGVWLSEGRARYRNRFVRTPALRAEEKAGHALWGGLESMIVPGPDEVGDELAGVFKPLPDINVVQHAGRLLALAESDCPFRMSAGLDTLGKETFDGRLPAGITAHPKIDPTTGEMAVFCYALEPPFLTWSLIGPDGAVRRGPTPVDGVDEPQMIHDMALTDRYLVLVLAPAYFDIAAAMSGGSFLAWRPERGTHVALIPRDGGPVRWADDEAYWLWHTVNAYDAPDDGRVVLDYVQWPALSLGPGPGPAPGGAHHGLTRAVIDPAAGSVRRTRLDDTRVELPRIDDRSIGSPHRHLAVAADSGRVDGLLPGEYDALRWYDTGSGSVTGRTWAAGDLSVGEPVFAPVPGTHDSARGHWLTFATDRTDGTSWLLVLPAADPAGGPVARVRIPVRVPLGLHGTWLPTEE; translated from the coding sequence ATGACCACTCGCACGACGGCCTTCGACCCCACGCGCGTAGCCCACCTCACCGGCTGCTTCGCTCCCGTGACCGAGGAGGTCGACGCGGTGGATCTCCAGGTCGACGGGGAGTTGCCCGCCGACCTCGACGGCGTCTACCTGCGCAACGGCCCCAATCCCCGGTTCACCCCGATCGGCAGCTACCTCTACCCGCTGGACGGCGACGGCATGATCCACGGGGTATGGCTGTCGGAGGGCCGCGCACGCTACCGCAACCGCTTCGTCCGCACCCCCGCCCTGCGCGCGGAGGAGAAGGCCGGGCATGCGCTGTGGGGCGGCCTGGAGTCCATGATCGTCCCGGGTCCGGACGAGGTCGGGGACGAACTCGCGGGCGTCTTCAAACCGCTGCCCGACATCAACGTCGTCCAGCACGCCGGACGCCTGCTCGCACTCGCCGAGTCCGACTGCCCGTTCCGGATGAGCGCGGGCCTGGACACCCTGGGCAAGGAGACCTTCGACGGACGCCTGCCCGCCGGCATCACCGCCCACCCCAAGATCGATCCGACGACCGGTGAGATGGCCGTCTTCTGCTACGCCCTGGAACCGCCCTTCCTGACGTGGTCGCTCATCGGCCCGGACGGCGCCGTCCGCCGCGGTCCCACACCCGTGGACGGGGTCGACGAACCGCAGATGATCCACGACATGGCCCTCACCGACCGCTACCTCGTGCTCGTCCTGGCACCGGCGTACTTCGACATCGCCGCGGCGATGAGCGGTGGTTCCTTCCTCGCCTGGCGCCCGGAGCGCGGCACACATGTCGCGCTGATCCCCCGCGACGGCGGCCCCGTCCGCTGGGCCGACGACGAGGCGTACTGGCTGTGGCACACCGTGAACGCCTACGACGCTCCCGACGACGGGCGCGTCGTCCTGGACTACGTCCAGTGGCCGGCCCTCTCCCTGGGACCCGGACCAGGCCCCGCGCCCGGCGGCGCGCACCACGGCCTGACCCGTGCCGTCATCGACCCGGCCGCCGGCTCCGTACGGCGCACGCGGCTCGACGACACGCGCGTGGAACTGCCCCGCATCGACGACCGGTCCATCGGCAGCCCGCACCGGCACCTCGCCGTCGCCGCGGACAGCGGCCGCGTCGACGGTCTGCTGCCCGGCGAGTACGACGCCCTGCGCTGGTACGACACCGGGAGCGGCTCCGTCACCGGCCGTACCTGGGCGGCCGGCGACCTCTCCGTGGGCGAACCCGTCTTCGCACCCGTTCCCGGCACCCACGACAGCGCCCGGGGCCACTGGCTGACCTTCGCCACCGACCGTACCGACGGCACGAGTTGGCTCCTCGTCCTCCCGGCCGCCGACCCCGCCGGCGGCCCGGTGGCCCGCGTCCGCATCCCCGTCCGCGTCCCCCTCGGCCTGCACGGCACCTGGCTGCCCACCGAGGAGTAG
- a CDS encoding CPBP family intramembrane glutamic endopeptidase has translation MPIVCVAAVLVAANLINNSAAGGPVAYVLTCAAATAVLLLIARWDGLTAADLGLDAAGVRRGLRWAPVLAGTVLLVYLLLLAVPAGREVFTDTRAAGLTGGQVLWQALVRVPLGTVLLEETAFRGVLWAMGRRRHGTGWATAVSSLLFGLWHLLPSRGLNSANAAVGTAFGGGPAGVGPTVAVAVLAMTGAGVVLCELRRRSGSLVAPAALHWAVNGFGYALAWAAPRWWPPV, from the coding sequence ATGCCGATCGTCTGTGTCGCTGCCGTTCTGGTCGCCGCGAACCTGATCAACAACAGCGCGGCGGGCGGACCCGTCGCGTACGTCCTGACGTGTGCCGCGGCGACGGCCGTGCTGCTGCTGATCGCCCGCTGGGACGGGCTGACCGCGGCCGATCTGGGGCTCGACGCGGCGGGGGTGCGCCGGGGGCTGCGGTGGGCGCCCGTCCTGGCGGGAACCGTCCTCTTGGTCTACCTGCTCCTGCTCGCCGTACCGGCCGGCCGTGAGGTGTTCACGGACACGCGGGCGGCCGGCCTGACCGGCGGGCAGGTGCTGTGGCAGGCGCTGGTGCGGGTGCCGCTGGGCACCGTGCTGCTGGAGGAGACGGCCTTCCGCGGTGTGCTGTGGGCCATGGGGCGGCGCCGGCACGGCACGGGGTGGGCCACCGCCGTGTCGTCACTGCTGTTCGGGCTGTGGCATCTGCTGCCGTCCCGCGGCCTCAACAGCGCCAATGCGGCCGTGGGCACTGCCTTCGGCGGCGGCCCGGCGGGCGTGGGACCGACCGTGGCGGTGGCCGTCCTCGCCATGACCGGTGCAGGGGTGGTGCTGTGCGAGCTGCGGCGCCGTTCGGGCAGCCTGGTGGCGCCCGCCGCACTGCACTGGGCGGTCAACGGTTTCGGTTACGC